From Micromonospora echinaurantiaca:
GCCCGTCACCCCCGCTGGCCGCGCCGCCCGTGGACGCGGCCAGGAGGGGGCCGGTCAGGGTGCGATCGGGCCGAGCAGCGGGCCGCGGGTGGGCAGCTGGAAGCCGAGCCCGGTGCGCGCGTTCACCCGGTCGAGGATGGTGGAGACCGGGGCGTAGTAGTTGCGCTCGTTCGGGTTGGTGCAGGCGCCCTGCCCCGGGTCACCGGTGGAGAGGATGCCCAGCGCCGTGCCGGTCGACTCGACGAACAGCGGGCCGCCGCTGTCGCCCGGCCGGGCGCAGATGTACACGTCGATGCCGCCGCTGGCCTTGCCGAAGACCTCCCCGCACCGGGTGCCCGGCACGTAACCGGCGCCGGCGCCCGAGTCGACGTACGTCTCGCCCGCCTTCGGCGTGTACGCCGACCCGGTGGCGCAGACGATCCAGCCGACCTGGACCGCGCTCGCCGCGACGTACCCGGTGATCGGCACGTCCCGGCTGCCCTCCTCGTCGGTGCAGTTCGGGTTGTCCGACACGCACCAGTAGTTGACCAGGTTGACCGGGTCGGTGGTGGCGCGGCGCGGGTACGCCCAGCGGTCCGCCGCACCCGGCTGGTACGGGATCACCGCGTAGTCGTTCGGGAAGGTGGCGTTCTCGGCCAGCACCGGGCTGGTCGACTCGACCCCGATCGGCACCTTCGGCCCGAGGAACTGGTGCCAGGTGCGGTCCTGCTCCTGGTGCCGGCCACCGACCACGCAGTGCCCGGCGGTCAGCACGTAGTACGCCCCGGAGCGGGCGCGGAGGTTGAAGCCGGAGGTGCAGCCGCCCACCGTGTCGTCGTCGCGGGGCACGTCGAGCCGGATGCCGCCGCGCATCGGCGCCTGGGCGCAGTAGCGGGGGTCGCACGCCTTCTGCACGGTGCCGGCGGGCAGCCGGGTACGCGCCCGCGCCGGCACCCCGGCCGCGCCGAGCGCGTCGGCCAGCCGCGGGTCGTCGGCGGCCACCACGTCGCCGGTGAGCACCGCCACCTCGTTCGCCTGTACGTCGACCACCACGTCGCTGCCGGCGGTGGCGTCCAGGGCCGAGGCGAGCCGGGTCGTCCCGGCGGTGAGCTGCCGCAGCGAGTGCCGCACCGGCACCACCTTGACGTGTGCCGCGTCCGGCAGGCCGGCCACCGCCGCGCGCAGTGGCGCCGGGTCGGTGGCTGCGATGGTGAGCACGCCGCCGCCGGCCTGGTCCAGCCACATGCCGGCGTACTGGTCGGGGAAGCGGGTGGTCAGTTCCTCGGCGAGTGGCGCGGAGAGTTCCTGGAGGGCGAGCCGGCGGGCCGCCTCGTCGGCGCCGACTCGGTAGCGGGCCCGCAGGTAGGAGGTGGACGCCGGGCCGTCCTTGGCGACCGCGTCCGCCGGGCGGGCGGCGCCGGCCGCGGCGGCCGAGCCCGGGGCAGTGGACGGGCGGGCCGCGCCGAGGCCGGCCGTCCCGGCCGGTTCGCCCGGATCCGCGTCGGCCGTGCCGGTCGTCGCCGCGGCGGGCGGGCCGCCCGCCGGCTCCCGGTCCGCCCCGGACGCCAGCACCACCGCCGTCGTCCCCAGCACGCAGACGGCCGTGGCCAGCCCTGCGATGATCATGCGCCGTCGTGTCCGCACGCCCACACCTTCCCCCGTGTGTCCGGCGCCGCGCCCACGATCCTGCCGAGGCGGCGGCGCAGTGGCTGGCTGATTGTAGTCAGAGCAGCGATTCGCGCCACTGCCGGTGCAGATCGGCGTACCGGCCGCCGCCGGCGGCGAGCCGCGCGGGCGGGCCGTCCTCGACGATCCGACCGCCGTCGAGGACCAGCACCCGGTCGGCGATCTCCACGGTGGAGAGCCGGTGCGCGATCACCAGCGCGGTGCGGTCGCGCAGGATGGTGCCGAGTGCGCGCTGCACCAGCCGCTCGGTGGGCACGTCCAGCGACGAGGTCGCCTCGTCCAGGATCAGCACCGTCGGGTCGGCCAGGAAGGCCCGGGCGAACGCGACCAGCTGCCGCTGCCCGGCGGAGAGCCGGCCGCCGCGGCGGTGCACCTCGGTGGCGTACCCGTCGGGGAGGGCGGCGATGAAGTCGTGCGCGCCGATCGCCCGGGCGGCCGCCTCGACGGCGTCGTCGTCGGCGCCCGGCCGACCGAAGCGGATGTTCTCCGCGACCGTACCGCCGAACAGGTGGGTCTCCTGGGTGACCAGCACCACCGCCCGGCGCAGCTCCGCGTCGGCCACGTCCCGCAGGTCGACCCCGTCCAGGCTCACCGTGCCGGCGAGCGGGTCGTGGAACCGGGCGAGCAGCTTGGCGATGGTCGACTTGCCCGCGCCGGTCGGCCCGATCAGCGCGACGGTCTGCCCGGCCGGGACGGTCAGGTCCAGCTCGGTGAGGATCGGCGTCTCCGGTCGGTAGCCGAAGGTGACCGCGCGGAAGGCCACCGCCCCACGCGGCGGCCCGGCGGGCAGCGGTACGGGCCGGGCCGGCTCGGCCACCGCCGGTCGCTCGTCGAGCACCCCGGCGAGCTTCTCCAGCGCGGCCGTGGCCGACTGCAACGAGTTGTAGAACTGGCTCAGCTCCTGCATCGGTTCGAAGAACCGCCGCAGGTAGAGCAGGAACGCCGCGAGCACGCCGACGCCGGTGGCCCCGCCCAGCACCCGCCAGCCGCCGTAACAGAGCACCACCGCCACGGTGACGTTGCCGATCACCTTGATCCCCGGCGAGTACGTCGCGATCAGCCGGAACGCGTCCCGGCTGGCCCGCCGGTAGTCGTCGTTCACCGCGTCGAAGATGCGCTGGTTGCGCGGCTCCCGGCGGAACGCCTGGACCGCGCGGATGCCCCGGGTCGACTCGACGAAGTGGACGATGACCAGCGCCATCGCCTCCCGGGTGTGCCGGTACGCGCCGGCCGAGGCGCGGGCGAACCAGCGGGAGAGCCAGAACAGGAACGGAAAGGCGAGCAGCGTCACGGCGGCCAGCGGCAGGTCCAGCCAGAGCAGGATGGCGGCCACCGACACGATCGACAGCACGGCGAGGACCAGGCTGTCGATGCCGCCGTCGACGAGTTCGGCGATCGAGTCGAGGTCGCTGGTCAGCCGGGAGACCATCCGCCCCGACGTGTACCGCTCGTGGAACGCCACCGGCAGGCGCAGGAAGTGCCCGTACACCCGCTGGCGGAGGTCGAGCAGGACGGCCTGGCCGAGCTGCGCGGAGCGGGTCAGGAAGCCGCGCCGGGCCAGGAACTCGACGGCGGTGGCCGCGCCGAACGCGCCGGCGACGGCGACCAGCGGGCCGGCGTCGCCGGCGCGCAGCGGCGGGATGGCCCGGTCGATGCCGAGCATCACCAGGTACGGCCCGGCCATCGCGGCCGCGTTCTGGCTCAGCAGCAAGGCGACCGCCGTGCCGAGCCGGCGCCGGTGCGGGCGGAGCAGGTCGCGCAGCAGCAACCGGCTGCGGGCCCGCAGCCGGGCCACCGCCTCGGGCGTGGCCTCCTCGGCTCGGCTGCGGTCGGCCTCCGGGTCGGTGGCGATTCCGCGCCACCGGGCCAGGTCCGGCCCGTCGTCGGCCTCCTCGCCGGACCCGGCCTCGGCGGTCACGACCGCACCAGGCCACGACCGCCGGGCGCCGGTTCGGTGGTCGCGTCCGGCGGCTCGGCGGAGAGCACCGCGCGGTACGCCGGCACCGTGGCGAGCAAGTCGGTGTGCCGGCCCACCGCGGCGATCCGGCCGCCGTCGAGCAGCGCCACCCGGTCGGCGAGCGCGATGGTCGACGGCCGGTGTACCACCAGCAGCGCCGTGGTCTCCCGCAGCACCCGCTTCAGCGCCGCTTCCACCAGCGCCTCGGTCTGCACGTCGAGAGCGGAGAGCGGGTCGTCGAGGACGAGCAGCGCCGGCCGACCGAGCACCGCCCGGGCCAGCGCGAGCCGCTGCCGCTGCCCGCCGGAGAGGGAGAGCCCCTGCTCGCCGACCCGGGTGGCCAACCCCCACGGCAGGTCGTACGCGAAGTCGGCCTGGGCCAGCGCGAGCGCGGCCCGGACCTCGTCCTCGCCGGCGTCCGGCCGGCCCAGGGTGAGGTTCTCCCAGACCGACATGGAGAACAGCGTCGGCTCCTCGAACGCCACCCCGACCAGCCGGCGCAGCGAGGCCAGCCGCACCTGCCGCAGGTCGTGCCCGTCGAGGGTGATCCGCCCACCGGTCACCTCGTGCAGCCGGGGCACCAGGGAGAGCAGCGTGCTCTTACCGCAGCCGGTCGCGCCGACCAGGGCCAGCGTCTCGCCGGGCTCGACGGTCAACTCCACGTCGCGCAGCACCGGGGTGCCGGCCCCGGGGTAGCGGAAGCTGACCCGCTCGAAGCGGAGCCGGCCGCGGACCGCGGCGCGGGGCAGCGACACCGCCCCGGGGGCGTCCACGATGGCCGGCGGGGTGTCCAGCACCTCCTGGACCCGGTCCGCCGCGGTGGCCGCCTCCTGCCCGTTGGCGATGATCCAGCCCAGCGACTGCACCGGCCAGATCAGCATCAGCTGGAGGCTGACGAAGGCGACCAGCTCGCCGATGGTGAGCACCCCGGCGGCGGCCGCCGCGGCCCCGGCCACCAGCACGATGCCCAGGGTCAGGTTCGGCACCAGGTCGAGCCGGGCGGAGGTGCGGGCCAACAGCCGCCCCTTGCCCACCCCGGTGTCGTGCAGCGCCCGCGCGCCGGCGGCGAACCGGGCCGCCAGTTCCGGCCCCCGGCCGTACGCCTTCATGGTGCGCAGGCCCTGCGCGGTCTCCTCGACCAGCGTGGCGACGTCGCCCTGCTGGTCCTGCATCCGCCGGGACGCGGTGTGGTACGCGCGGGCGAAGCGGCGACTGATCAGCAGCAGCGGCACCGCGCTGGCCGCCACCAGCAGCCCCAGCGCGGGGTGCAGCCGGATCAGCAGCACCACCACGACCAGGTAGGTGACCAGGTTGAGCACCAGGAAGAACAGGCCGAAGGAGAGGAACCGGCGGATCACCGACAGGTCGCTGGTGATCCGGGAGAGCAGTTGGCCCGACTGCCACCGGTCGTGGAAGCTGGCCGGCAGGCGTTGCAGGTGGGCGTAGACGTCCGCCCGGATGGCCGCCTCCATGGCCACCGACGAGGACGACTGCACCCACCGCCGGACGAAGATCAGCAGCGCTTCGGCCAGACCGAGCAGCAGGGCCAGCCCGGCCAGCCGGAACAGGCCGGCCGGGTCCTGCCGGGCGACCGGCCCGTCGACCACCCGCTGGGCCACCAGCGGGATCGCGATGCTGGCCCCGGTGGCGGCCAGCGCGGCGAGCAGCAGCCAGCCGAACTCGACCGCGTACGGGCGCAGGTAGTGGCGCAGTCGCCAGAGGTTGTGCAGCGGATGCCGGCCAGCCGCGACCCCGGGAGCCGGGTTGCCGTCGCTCTCCGCAGGCACTACCCGACGGTATCGGCAAACATGAGATCGACAGGTGTCAGCTTGCCGTCAACCGCCGCTCATGACCGAGAAGCCACTTCTTCACGTCCAGCCCCCAGCGATAGCCGCCGAGGGTTCCGTCGGTGCGCAGCACCCGGTGGCAGGGGACGAAGAGCGCGGCGGCGTTGCGCGCGCAGGCGGCCGCGGCGGCGCGTACCGCCTGCGGGCGGCCGGCCAGCCCGGCGAACCCGGTGTAGGTGACCGGCTCGCCCGGCTTCACCTCGCGCAGCACGTCCCAGGCGTGCGCCAGGAAGACGCCGCCGCTGTGCTGCCGTACCGGCACCCCGTCGATCGCGGTCAGGTCGCCGTCCAGGTAGGACGCCACGGCGGCGGTGACCGGGCCGAGGTCGGCCCGGTGCCGCAGCGGCGCCCGCAGGCTCGGGTGCATCACCGGCAGCAGCTGCTGCGGGTCGGCGGTGAAGCCGGCCGCCCGGACCGCGCCGTCGGCGTCGACGAGGATGCTCAGCGGTCCGGTCGGGGTGGTGAGGACGGTGCTGTCGATGGTCGTGCTCATGCTGCTCTCCAGAGTCTGATCACCGCGTACGAGCGCCAGGGGCGCCAGCGTTCGGCGTACGCGTCGAGGGTCTTCGGGTCGGTGGGCAGGCCGAGGGCGGCGGCGCCACGGCGGACGGCCAGGTCGGTGGGGAGCAGGACGTCCGGGTCGCCGAGTGCGCGCATGGCCACGTAGCCGGCGGTCCACGGCCCGATCCCGGGCAGCGTCAGCAGCCGCCGCACCGCCTCCTCCCGGTCCCCACCCGGATCGAGGTCGAGCTCGCCGTCGGCAACGGCCCGGGCCAGCGCCCGAATGGTCTCCCGCCGCCCGGCAGGCATCCCGAACGCCCCATCCGCCAGCCCAACCACCTCCGCCGCCCCCGGAAACCCCCGCAACCCCCCACCCCCGCCCCCGGGGCGCTCGCCGCCCTCAGGGTGTTGATCATGAGGTTGGCGGTGGTTCCGGAGATCCAGTTCGCCGTCAACCTCATGATCAACGGCGGCAGCGGCGGTGGGCGCGGGTTGGGTGTGGGTGAGGAGGCGGGTGAGGGTGGTGCGGGCGGAGGTGACCGAGACCTGCTGGCCGACGATGGCGCGGACGGCCATCTCGAAGCCGTCGACCGAGCGGGGGAGGCGGATCCCGGGCTCGGCGGCGACCACCGGGGCCAGCGCCGCATCGGCGGCCAGGGTCTGGTCGACGGCGGCGGGATCGGCGTCGAGGTCGAGCAGGCGGCGGCAACGGGCCACCGCCGGAGCCAGATCGCGCATGTCGGTCAGCCGCAGCGTCGCCGACACGTGCC
This genomic window contains:
- a CDS encoding S1 family peptidase, which codes for MRTRRRMIIAGLATAVCVLGTTAVVLASGADREPAGGPPAAATTGTADADPGEPAGTAGLGAARPSTAPGSAAAAGAARPADAVAKDGPASTSYLRARYRVGADEAARRLALQELSAPLAEELTTRFPDQYAGMWLDQAGGGVLTIAATDPAPLRAAVAGLPDAAHVKVVPVRHSLRQLTAGTTRLASALDATAGSDVVVDVQANEVAVLTGDVVAADDPRLADALGAAGVPARARTRLPAGTVQKACDPRYCAQAPMRGGIRLDVPRDDDTVGGCTSGFNLRARSGAYYVLTAGHCVVGGRHQEQDRTWHQFLGPKVPIGVESTSPVLAENATFPNDYAVIPYQPGAADRWAYPRRATTDPVNLVNYWCVSDNPNCTDEEGSRDVPITGYVAASAVQVGWIVCATGSAYTPKAGETYVDSGAGAGYVPGTRCGEVFGKASGGIDVYICARPGDSGGPLFVESTGTALGILSTGDPGQGACTNPNERNYYAPVSTILDRVNARTGLGFQLPTRGPLLGPIAP
- a CDS encoding ABC transporter ATP-binding protein: MTAEAGSGEEADDGPDLARWRGIATDPEADRSRAEEATPEAVARLRARSRLLLRDLLRPHRRRLGTAVALLLSQNAAAMAGPYLVMLGIDRAIPPLRAGDAGPLVAVAGAFGAATAVEFLARRGFLTRSAQLGQAVLLDLRQRVYGHFLRLPVAFHERYTSGRMVSRLTSDLDSIAELVDGGIDSLVLAVLSIVSVAAILLWLDLPLAAVTLLAFPFLFWLSRWFARASAGAYRHTREAMALVIVHFVESTRGIRAVQAFRREPRNQRIFDAVNDDYRRASRDAFRLIATYSPGIKVIGNVTVAVVLCYGGWRVLGGATGVGVLAAFLLYLRRFFEPMQELSQFYNSLQSATAALEKLAGVLDERPAVAEPARPVPLPAGPPRGAVAFRAVTFGYRPETPILTELDLTVPAGQTVALIGPTGAGKSTIAKLLARFHDPLAGTVSLDGVDLRDVADAELRRAVVLVTQETHLFGGTVAENIRFGRPGADDDAVEAAARAIGAHDFIAALPDGYATEVHRRGGRLSAGQRQLVAFARAFLADPTVLILDEATSSLDVPTERLVQRALGTILRDRTALVIAHRLSTVEIADRVLVLDGGRIVEDGPPARLAAGGGRYADLHRQWRESLL
- a CDS encoding ABC transporter ATP-binding protein → MPAESDGNPAPGVAAGRHPLHNLWRLRHYLRPYAVEFGWLLLAALAATGASIAIPLVAQRVVDGPVARQDPAGLFRLAGLALLLGLAEALLIFVRRWVQSSSSVAMEAAIRADVYAHLQRLPASFHDRWQSGQLLSRITSDLSVIRRFLSFGLFFLVLNLVTYLVVVVLLIRLHPALGLLVAASAVPLLLISRRFARAYHTASRRMQDQQGDVATLVEETAQGLRTMKAYGRGPELAARFAAGARALHDTGVGKGRLLARTSARLDLVPNLTLGIVLVAGAAAAAAGVLTIGELVAFVSLQLMLIWPVQSLGWIIANGQEAATAADRVQEVLDTPPAIVDAPGAVSLPRAAVRGRLRFERVSFRYPGAGTPVLRDVELTVEPGETLALVGATGCGKSTLLSLVPRLHEVTGGRITLDGHDLRQVRLASLRRLVGVAFEEPTLFSMSVWENLTLGRPDAGEDEVRAALALAQADFAYDLPWGLATRVGEQGLSLSGGQRQRLALARAVLGRPALLVLDDPLSALDVQTEALVEAALKRVLRETTALLVVHRPSTIALADRVALLDGGRIAAVGRHTDLLATVPAYRAVLSAEPPDATTEPAPGGRGLVRS
- a CDS encoding methylated-DNA--[protein]-cysteine S-methyltransferase, with amino-acid sequence MSTTIDSTVLTTPTGPLSILVDADGAVRAAGFTADPQQLLPVMHPSLRAPLRHRADLGPVTAAVASYLDGDLTAIDGVPVRQHSGGVFLAHAWDVLREVKPGEPVTYTGFAGLAGRPQAVRAAAAACARNAAALFVPCHRVLRTDGTLGGYRWGLDVKKWLLGHERRLTAS
- a CDS encoding DNA-3-methyladenine glycosylase 2 family protein, with the translated sequence MELDFERCYRAVDSRDQRFDGWFYTGVTSTGIYCRPSCPAMTPKRQNVRFFPSAAAAQGAGLRACRRCRPDAAPGSPQWDVRADVVGRAMRLIADGVVDREGVPGLAARLGYTERHLHRMLRTEMGAGPLALARAQRAQTARTLIETTDLGLAEIAFAAGFGSVRQFNDTVREVYGVPPSELRAARRRPAPGGAGTITLRLAYRPPLHARALLDFLALRALPGMEEVRDGTYRRGLRLPHGTGEVALTPADGHVSATLRLTDMRDLAPAVARCRRLLDLDADPAAVDQTLAADAALAPVVAAEPGIRLPRSVDGFEMAVRAIVGQQVSVTSARTTLTRLLTHTQPAPTAAAAVDHEVDGELDLRNHRQPHDQHPEGGERPGGGGGGLRGFPGAAEVVGLADGAFGMPAGRRETIRALARAVADGELDLDPGGDREEAVRRLLTLPGIGPWTAGYVAMRALGDPDVLLPTDLAVRRGAAALGLPTDPKTLDAYAERWRPWRSYAVIRLWRAA